The Bacillota bacterium genome includes the window AGCTCGGGCGCCTTTTCGAGGCCGGCCAGGAGCGGCGTCAGCACCACGCCGATGGGGCCGCTGTAGATGCTCCCGTAGGCATGGCCCCCGCCCACGTTCCGGAAGACGGGGCAGGCGTTGAGGCAGGCGCCGCAGCGGATGCAGCTCAGGACGTCCTCGAACTCGGTGCCCAGGAGCTCGCTCCGCCCGTTGTCCAGGAGGATCAGGTGGAACTCCTCCGGCCCGTCCAGCTCGCCAGGATGGCGCGGCCCGCTCAGCAGGCTCACGTAGGAAGAGAGCCGCTGCCCGACGCCGCTCAGCGGCGGCTGCTCGATGAGGTCGGCCAAGTCCTCCCAGGTGGCCACCACCTTCTCGACGCCCACCACCGCGATGTGGACGGGTGGCAGCGAGGTGACCATCCGCCCGTTCCCCTCGTTGGTGAAAAGCACCAGCGTGCCGGTCTCCGCCACCAGGAAGTTGCCCCCGGTGATCCCGATCTCCGCCCGGAGGAACTCCTCCCGCAGGCGCCGCCGGGCGAAGGCGGTCAGCTCCTCCGGGCTCTCGCCCGCGGGCGGGGCCTCGCCCGCCTCCCGCGCCTCCCGCTCGAAGAGCCGGCGGACCTGGGCGCGGCTCTTGTGCGCCGCCGGGGCCAGGATGTGGGCGGGCCTCTCGCCGGCCAGCTGGATGATGTACTCGCCCAGGTCGGTCTCGCGCACGCGGAGGCCGCCGGCCTCCAGGCGCGCGTTCAGCTCCACCTCCTCGGTGGCCATGGACTTCGACTTGACCACCTGCCGCGCCGACCGGCGCCGCGCCACCTCCAGGACGTAGCCCGCCACCTCCTCGGGCCCGCGGGCGCGGAAGACGTGGCCGCCGCGCGCCTCCACCTGCCCGGTCAGCCGCTCCAGCAGGGCGTCCAGCTGGCGGATGGCGCGCCGCTTCGCCTCCACGGCGCGGCGGCGCCTCTCCTCGCCTTGGGGGTACTCGGCGTAAGCGGCCTCCTTGCTCCCCTGGAGGCGGCGCGTGGCGCCGGTGGCCGCCCGCCGCAGGTCGGGGTCCAGGAGGCCGCGGCTCCGTCGGACGGTCCAGGGAGCCCGGTCCAGGGGCAGGCTGCCGCTCACGGCTCCTCGCCCCCCGTTGCGGAAACCGCCGGTGCCGGGTGCCGCGCCGGCGCCCCGGCCGGCAGCGCCGAGGCGGAGGCGAGGGCGGCGGGGTCCAGGCGGCCTTCCTCGGCCAGCTCCAGCAGCTCCGCCAGGTGGACGACCGGCCACGGGTCTCCCCGCCGCCGGAGGCGCCCGCCCAGGTGGAGGAGGCAGCCCAGGTCGGCGCTGACCAGCGCCGCCGCGCCCTCCCGGCGTTTCTCGGCCACCTGGGCCAGCTTGGCGTCGGCCATCACCGCCGCCAGCGAAGGCTCCACCAGGGAGAAGGTGCCGCCGAAGCCGCAGCACTGGTCGGCGGCCGGCGGCTCCTCCGCCTCCACCCCGGCCCGCTCGAGCGCGCGGAGCGGCGCCTCGCGCACCCCCAGGAGCCGGCGCATGTGACAGCCGTTGTGGTAGGCGACGCGGAGGGGCGCCTCCCTCCCCGCCGGCGCGCGGGGCGGACCGTCCTCCCCGGTCTCACGCTCCTCGGCCCCCACCCGCTCCAGGAACTCGCTCAGCTCCACCACGCGGCCGGCCAGGCGCCGGGCTCGCTCGCCCCAGGACGAGGCCTCGACCCCGCTCTCGCCCCGCTCGCGGGCCTCCCGCTCGAGCAGCCCGGGCAGCTCCGCGCGGACCATGGCGGCGCAGGAGCCGGAGAGCGCCACCACCGGAGCCGCATCGCCTGCCTCCTCGAAGGCCGCCACCAGCCGGCGCCCCAGCTCGGCCGCCTCGCGGTCGTGGCCGGCGTTGAAGGCGAACTGCCCGCAGCAGGTCTGCCGCTCCGGGAAGCGGACGCGGAAGCCGCGCCGCTCCAGGAGCCGGAGCGCGGCGACGGCCGCCTGGGGCCGGAACAGGTCGACCATGCAACTGACGAAGAGATCGACGGTGCCGCCGTTCCCGGCCGCACCGGCCTCGCCGGACACCGTCCCGTCGCCTCCTTCCCGGGTCCCTCCGGGCGGCGCGCGTTCAGGGCAGGCGCTCGTACATCGCCAGGGTGAAGAAGCCGGGGAGCTCCTCCTGGAAGGTCAGCTGGCGCAGGATCTGCCGCGCTTCCTCGTAGTCTCCGCCGGCGGAGCGCTCCTCGCCCACCTCCGCCCGGATCTTCGCCATCTCCTCGTCGAGAAGCTTCTCCAGAAGCTCCGCCGTCACCCGCCGCCCGTCGTCGAGGACGCCCCGCGGGTGGTGGAGCCACTGCCAGAGCTGGGTACGGGCGATCTCGGCCGTGGCGGCGTCCTCCATCAGGTGGAAGATGGGGACGGCGCCCCGGCCGCCCAGCCAGGCCGCGATGTACTGGACGGCG containing:
- a CDS encoding (Fe-S)-binding protein, encoding MSGEAGAAGNGGTVDLFVSCMVDLFRPQAAVAALRLLERRGFRVRFPERQTCCGQFAFNAGHDREAAELGRRLVAAFEEAGDAAPVVALSGSCAAMVRAELPGLLEREARERGESGVEASSWGERARRLAGRVVELSEFLERVGAEERETGEDGPPRAPAGREAPLRVAYHNGCHMRRLLGVREAPLRALERAGVEAEEPPAADQCCGFGGTFSLVEPSLAAVMADAKLAQVAEKRREGAAALVSADLGCLLHLGGRLRRRGDPWPVVHLAELLELAEEGRLDPAALASASALPAGAPARHPAPAVSATGGEEP
- a CDS encoding LutB/LldF family L-lactate oxidation iron-sulfur protein, with the translated sequence MSGSLPLDRAPWTVRRSRGLLDPDLRRAATGATRRLQGSKEAAYAEYPQGEERRRRAVEAKRRAIRQLDALLERLTGQVEARGGHVFRARGPEEVAGYVLEVARRRSARQVVKSKSMATEEVELNARLEAGGLRVRETDLGEYIIQLAGERPAHILAPAAHKSRAQVRRLFEREAREAGEAPPAGESPEELTAFARRRLREEFLRAEIGITGGNFLVAETGTLVLFTNEGNGRMVTSLPPVHIAVVGVEKVVATWEDLADLIEQPPLSGVGQRLSSYVSLLSGPRHPGELDGPEEFHLILLDNGRSELLGTEFEDVLSCIRCGACLNACPVFRNVGGGHAYGSIYSGPIGVVLTPLLAGLEKAPELPKSLCSMCHACGEACPMEIDLPGHILRLRRQEAERGLEPRGYAAMLALWSRLWSSPSGFVLSARLGRLGQRAWERDGRLTGGPGPFSAWFVGRDMAPLARESFHEWWRRNRGGAR